In Roseivirga misakiensis, a single genomic region encodes these proteins:
- a CDS encoding response regulator transcription factor: MASFKLLLVEDDLNLGQILNEYLTLKGYETKLCRDGEEGLNAFKRESYDLCLFDVMLPKKDGFSMAKEIRKNDSVTPIIFLTAKSMKEDTVEGFKIGADDYITKPFSMEELLLRIQAILRRTAEKNPQISDQKSFDFGRFHFDYDKQILSEGDNQTKLTSKESELLRLLCLHMNQPLDRSVALKLIWRDDSYFNARSMDVYIAKLRKHLKVDPSVQIMTLHGSGFKLITDAEAS; this comes from the coding sequence ATGGCTAGTTTCAAACTCTTACTCGTAGAAGACGACCTAAATTTGGGTCAAATTTTAAATGAATACCTCACCCTGAAAGGGTATGAAACAAAGCTCTGCAGAGATGGAGAGGAAGGGCTTAATGCCTTTAAAAGAGAATCTTACGATTTGTGCCTATTTGATGTGATGTTGCCGAAGAAAGACGGCTTTTCCATGGCCAAAGAGATTAGAAAAAATGATTCTGTAACGCCGATCATATTCTTGACCGCAAAATCGATGAAGGAAGATACGGTGGAAGGTTTTAAAATTGGTGCCGACGACTACATTACAAAGCCCTTCAGCATGGAGGAACTTCTACTGAGAATCCAAGCTATTTTACGACGAACAGCAGAAAAGAATCCGCAGATTTCAGATCAGAAGTCTTTCGATTTTGGACGTTTCCATTTCGACTATGACAAACAAATACTGAGTGAAGGTGATAACCAAACGAAGTTGACCTCAAAGGAGTCTGAACTCTTAAGGCTGCTTTGCTTGCATATGAATCAGCCGTTAGACCGATCGGTAGCCTTAAAGCTAATCTGGAGAGACGATAGTTACTTTAACGCCAGAAGTATGGACGTTTATATTGCCAAGCTTAGAAAGCATTTAAAGGTGGACCCTTCCGTACAAATCATGACATTACACGGTTCTGGCTTTAAGTTGATCACAGATGCCGAAGCATCTTGA
- a CDS encoding sensor histidine kinase: protein MTRVRIRWLIGLLSFALLGLVGFQYYWIREVTKVNKERFNQSVNEALNDVTQELAIQQGISFLENNMGVRPPLEPAGPPIFRDSLRNASDVNNPETISATPMPPPEEFLQAFFSVQFDERTGQVLMEIDFEAFSKAMPNNYANRGIDPRQQRRQMEQQLNMLKRRWANHLAGSEQLFTRIDPVKLDTLIDQSLENHGVNIPYNYGILHAPSNELKLLNANQESDRERIKTSDLKVNLFPMDLIDKEFFLAIDFPKQKRYLMNKAIIPLSASGLLLILVIGCFGYAIMVILKQKKISEIKNDFVNNMTHEFKTPIATVSLATEALQDDDLKSNPSIVDRYVQVIRDENKRLGMQVEKVLQIASLDKKDFKLKFEEIDIHGIIEKALVNIDILVKKRGGEITSQLHATNSVLEADPVHLTNIIYNLLDNANKYSPEAPNIHIRTDNISSGIILKITDKGIGMSKEAIEKIFEKFYRVSTGNVHDVKGFGLGLSYVKNIVDMHEGSVNVKSELGKGSTFKIYLPFNHG, encoded by the coding sequence ATGACTCGTGTACGAATCCGATGGTTAATTGGCTTACTTAGCTTTGCCCTTCTGGGCTTAGTAGGGTTCCAGTATTATTGGATTAGGGAGGTCACTAAAGTGAATAAAGAACGCTTTAATCAGAGTGTAAACGAAGCGCTCAATGACGTAACCCAAGAACTAGCTATACAACAAGGCATTAGTTTTTTAGAGAACAATATGGGCGTAAGACCACCTCTTGAGCCCGCTGGCCCACCGATTTTTAGAGACTCACTCAGGAATGCGTCGGACGTCAACAATCCCGAAACTATTTCTGCCACGCCTATGCCTCCACCAGAAGAGTTTTTGCAGGCATTTTTCAGTGTTCAATTCGACGAACGAACAGGACAAGTTTTAATGGAGATAGATTTCGAGGCCTTCTCGAAAGCCATGCCAAATAACTATGCAAACCGAGGTATTGACCCAAGGCAACAGCGCCGCCAAATGGAACAACAACTCAACATGTTGAAACGCAGATGGGCCAATCATTTAGCTGGTAGCGAACAACTTTTCACCAGAATAGACCCCGTCAAACTTGATACACTGATCGATCAAAGTCTAGAGAACCACGGTGTCAATATTCCTTACAACTATGGAATTCTTCATGCGCCTTCGAATGAGCTAAAGCTTCTTAACGCAAACCAAGAGAGTGATCGTGAGCGTATTAAAACTTCGGATTTGAAAGTGAATCTCTTCCCAATGGATTTAATTGATAAGGAGTTTTTTCTTGCGATTGATTTCCCAAAGCAGAAAAGATATTTGATGAATAAAGCCATTATTCCACTTTCAGCTTCTGGCCTTTTACTCATTCTAGTCATTGGCTGTTTTGGTTACGCTATTATGGTTATCCTAAAGCAAAAGAAGATATCTGAGATTAAAAATGACTTCGTGAATAACATGACTCACGAATTTAAAACGCCTATAGCCACTGTTTCATTGGCCACCGAGGCGCTGCAAGACGACGACTTAAAAAGTAATCCTTCTATTGTCGATCGCTATGTCCAAGTCATCAGGGATGAGAACAAAAGACTGGGTATGCAGGTAGAAAAGGTATTACAGATTGCGAGTTTAGATAAGAAGGACTTTAAACTAAAGTTTGAGGAAATAGATATTCATGGCATTATAGAAAAGGCCTTGGTCAATATCGATATCCTTGTGAAAAAGCGAGGCGGAGAAATTACCAGTCAGCTTCATGCAACGAATTCTGTATTAGAAGCAGACCCTGTCCACCTCACAAATATCATTTACAATTTACTTGATAACGCAAATAAATATTCCCCAGAGGCGCCAAATATCCACATAAGAACAGACAACATTTCGTCTGGTATAATTCTTAAAATAACGGACAAGGGTATTGGCATGTCTAAAGAGGCCATCGAGAAGATTTTCGAAAAGTTCTACCGAGTTTCTACTGGAAATGTTCACGATGTAAAAGGTTTCGGCCTCGGCTTATCCTACGTTAAAAACATCGTTGATATGCACGAAGGGTCCGTTAACGTAAAAAGTGAACTCGGAAAAGGAAGCACATTCAAAATATATTTACCTTTTAACCATGGCTAG